GGACCAATTTTCCCTGCGTATTATGCGCGGGGATCGGATTGGTATTCTGGGGCGCAATGGTTCGGGGAAAACAACCTTCCTGCGTCTGTTGACCGGGGAATTGGAGCCCGATGCGGGCAAGGTCAAGATGTCGCGGGAAATTGAATTTTCCTATTTCGATCAAACGCGCCGTGATTTGATACCGGAATGGTCCTTGTGGAAGACGTTGGCTCCTGATGGGGGCGATCATGTCAATGTACGCGGCAAGCCGCGCCATGTGTGCGGGTATCTGAAAGATTTCATGTTTGACCCGACCATGGCGTTACAGCCCGTTTCGACATTGTCAGGGGGGCAAAAAAACCGCCTGATGCTGGCGCGCGTCCTGGCTGATCCGAAAAGTTTCCTGATTCTGGACGAACCGACCAACGATCTGGATATGGATACGTTGGACATGCTGGAAGAAATGCTGTCCGAATATCAGGGCACATTGATTATTGTCAGCCATGATCGCGATTTCCTCGATCAAACCGTCACTAAAATTCTGGCGTTTGAGGGGGATGGGAAGATCGAGGGCTATATTGGCGGGTATTCCGATTATCTTGCCGCGCGGGCCGAGCGCAAGGCCCGTATGGGAGCGGCGGCAGAGGCGGCAAAGCGTACCGATAAGAAAGATGCCGATGCGCCGCAGGTGATTGAGGCGGCCCCGGCTGCTTCGAAAACGCGCATGTCCTACAAACTGCAATATGAACTCGACAATCTGCCGAAGAAAATTGCGGCGCTGGAAAGCGAAATTGATGAATTACAGGATGCGCTGGCCGATCCTGATTTGTATCAGCGCGACCCTGGTGCCTTTGAAAATATGTCGCGGCGTCTGCCGCTGGCGCAGGCGGATTTGGACCACGCGGAAACGCGCTGGCTGGAGCTGGAGGCGATGAAGGCCGAATCGGTTTGACTCTGCCGAATCGCGTGAAGGCCTGATTCTATGGGGCTTGGGACGCTTTGTGGGTCTGCTGCACGCCTGTGGGGCCTTAAAAACAAGGGGTTTTTGCCTGTTTTTTGGGGAAAAATGTGCAAAACAGCGTAAAGACAGGGGGTTCGTGCATTTTTTCTATCGACAAAAACCAGCAATCTGGCATTTATCAATGAAAGGTTTTCTGGTGTGATTCTGTTTTGCGGGGCCGTGAGCGGCCACGGGACAGAATGTGCCAGAGGCATATATCAACAACGATGGAAGAGAGTCCGACAAATGGCTGCTAAAACCGCTGCTAAAACTGCCGCTAAAGCTCCTGCTAAAGCCGCTGCTAAAGCTCCTGCTGCTGCTGCGAAATCCGCTACGGCAAAAACAACTGCTCCGACAGTGACGCTGAAACAAATCGGCGCCGAACTGGCCGAAAAGCACGAAATGACCAAGAAGCAAGTAAACTTGCTGATGGATGATCTGGTAGCCCTGCTGGTGAAAAACCTGAAAAAAGGCAACCGTGTTCGTATGGCTGGTCTGGGCATCCTGCAAGTGCGTAAACGCGCAGCTCGCATGGGTCGTAACCCGGCCACCGGCGAAACCATCAAAATCCCGGCGAAAAAGAAAATTGCTTTCCGCGCTGCTAAAGAACTGAAAGAAGCCGTAGGCAAATAAGCTTTGGATCGGCCCTAAAGCCGGTTTAAACCGCAAAACCCGTTCCGGACGCGTTCGGAACGGGTTTTTGTATGCGTGGATAATGCGCTGAAAATACACATTTTTATTTGTTTCTTTTCATGTTTAAGGCTTTTATGGCCTACAGGCTTATACTTTTTATAGAGCATAACGTTTCATATTTTTTGGTGTTTTGGTGCAGGGTCTTTTGAGTACAGACATGCTGACAATCGGGCGGATTTGCCTTTTGGCGCTGACCTATTATGTGGTCGGGCGTTTGGGCTTGTTACTGGCTGTTCCGCCGGGGTATGCGACGGTGTTCTGGCCCGCATCGGGTATCGCGTTGGCGGTGGTGTATCGTTACGGCTTTGCCATGGCACCGGGCGTTTTTCTCGGGGCGGCCATTCTCAATCTGTCCATCTGGATTCCCCAAACACCGGATGAGCAATTTTCGCGCTTGCTGACCAATTCATTGTCTATCGGTTTTGGATCGATGTTACAGGCGATGGTGGGGGCGTTTATTCTCTATCGCGCAATTGGTGAACGCAGCCGCCTGGAGCAGCTCAGCCATATTGTAAAATTCGTTGCCTATGCGGGCATTCTCGTCTGTCTGGTGTCGTCGACATGGTGTGTTGGGACGTTTTATCTGACCGGGACCGTGGCGTTGGAGAACGCTCCCTTCGTCTGGTGGACGTGGTATGCCGGTGATTTGTTGGGCATGATCGTTTTTGCCCCGATTGTCACGTTAATGCTGGCCCCCAATACGGAAGTGCGCCGCAAGGTTTTCGTGGGCGTTCCCATGGTTCTGTTGTTTTCCATGGTCATGATGTTTTTTGTCGGGGTTCGCAACTGGGATGATAAGCGCATCCAGACGGAATTTCACCATGATGCTCAATTGATCAAGACCGATCTGGAAACCCAGATCCACGATTACATGCAGGAGCTGCAAGCCCTGCAAAGTTTCTTTAATGCGTCAGATTCCGTAGATCGGCGTGAATTTGAAGTTTTTACTTATAATGCCTTTAAACGGAATCCTGGAATTCTGGCCATGGATTGGATGCCCCGGGTGCTGGATTCCGAGCGTGCTGAATTCGAGGCGTTGCGCCAGCAGGAATATCCGGGATTCTTCATTAAAGCGCCAGTTGGGCCCGATGCGTGGGAACGGTCGCCGCGGCGGGATGAATATTATCCGATTGAATTTATCGAGCCAGACTCGTTCAATCGCTATATCGGCTACGATTTAAGCGCGAATGAAGGGCGTTATGCTGCCTTTATTCGGGCCAGAGATAGTGGCAATGCGGTTATTACTTCGCGGATCAAGTTGCTGCCAGACGAAGAGTCCGACCAATACGGTTTTCTTCTTGTTCTTCCTGTGTATGAGCGCGGTGCGTTGATTACAAATGTTGCGCAACGCCGTGATGCTCTGATGGGGTTTGTGGCTGGCGGGTACCGTTTTTCGGATACGGTCGCACCCGTTTTCAGTCCATGGGAAAAGCAGGGTATTGAAATCCATTTGGTGACCCGGGAATCGGATATTGAGGAAAGCCTGTATATCTCTTACGACCCCCGTGATTATGGCCCAACGGGCAGTGACCGAATAGCCTATGCAGAAGAAATCCAATTGGATGTCTTTGGAAAACGCTGGGTTTTGAAAGTGTACAAATCGCAAAACTACATCATGGCTCATGTCAACTGGGCCATCTGGATTGCGCTGGCGGTGGGTATTTTCTTTTCGGCTCTGTGTGGTGTCTTCCTACTGTTTATTACGGGTTATGCCTCGGGGATTGAAAAGATTGTGACGCGGCGCACCGAGGAATTGCGCATGCAGCGGCAGTTTCTTGAGCTGGCGATGGCCGCGACGCAGGACGGTGTGTGGGATTGGGATGAAAACCAGCGGACATTGTGGTTATCACCCCGCTGGAAAGCCATGCTCGGCTATCGCGATGATGAAATTGAAAACTCCATGAAAGGGGCCGAAAGCGTCATCCATCCGGAAGATCTGTATGAATGGCGCAAGCGTATGGCTGACTACATTACCGGCCGTACGTCGGAATTTGTGGGCATTTTCCGTTTCTTCCACAAAAGCGGCCATATTCAATATGTGTTAAGCCGCGCCATTGCCGAACGCGACCCAACGGGGCATGTGATCCGTATTGTGGGGGCCCACACGGATGTGACCGAGATTGAACAGGCTAACCGTAACCTGAAAAAGGCGCGGGACGAAGCCGACAGCGCCAACCGCGCGAAGAGTGATTTTCTGGCGAATATGAGCCACGAAATCCGCACGCCGATGAATGGTATTATCGGCATGACGCACTTGTTGCTGGAAACAAAGCTGGATTCCCGCCAACGCCATTATGCGCAAACGGTAGGCCAATCGGCGGAATCTCTGCTGCAAATCATTAACGATATTCTCGACTTCTCCAAGATTGAGGCGGGCAAGATGGAATTGGAAAATATTCCATTTGATTTCCAGCTTCTGTGCGAAGATGTGTCGGAAATGATGTTTGTCCGGGCACAGGAGAAGGGGATCGAATTCCTTCTGTCGTGGGATCCGGATTGCCCGCA
The window above is part of the Micavibrio aeruginosavorus ARL-13 genome. Proteins encoded here:
- a CDS encoding ABC-F family ATP-binding cassette domain-containing protein; protein product: MVARLLLSVQDACVSFGDKKLFDGLSFNITEGDKICLVGKNGAGKTTLMNIITGTRDLDDGTRWQLQGMTIGYLQQDITPTKGQSVYDFVFSQFSTEEQIAANAYKVDMVLHPLGLDPQAKMDKLSGGQLRRAAMARALVEEPDILLLDEPTNHLDLDVIEWLEGMVRGYHGAVVCISHDKAFLNAISDKVFWLDRGTLKVCPYGFSRFDEWSAMILDQEARTLHNREKALLQELEWASRGVKARRKRNQRRLDLVKAERDKFFKDKGEFLRMMAKIEISPIETEVSSKIVAEFFKVKKGFNEDGREIPILDQFSLRIMRGDRIGILGRNGSGKTTFLRLLTGELEPDAGKVKMSREIEFSYFDQTRRDLIPEWSLWKTLAPDGGDHVNVRGKPRHVCGYLKDFMFDPTMALQPVSTLSGGQKNRLMLARVLADPKSFLILDEPTNDLDMDTLDMLEEMLSEYQGTLIIVSHDRDFLDQTVTKILAFEGDGKIEGYIGGYSDYLAARAERKARMGAAAEAAKRTDKKDADAPQVIEAAPAASKTRMSYKLQYELDNLPKKIAALESEIDELQDALADPDLYQRDPGAFENMSRRLPLAQADLDHAETRWLELEAMKAESV
- a CDS encoding HU family DNA-binding protein, giving the protein MAAKTAAKTAAKAPAKAAAKAPAAAAKSATAKTTAPTVTLKQIGAELAEKHEMTKKQVNLLMDDLVALLVKNLKKGNRVRMAGLGILQVRKRAARMGRNPATGETIKIPAKKKIAFRAAKELKEAVGK
- a CDS encoding CHASE domain-containing protein, whose amino-acid sequence is MSTDMLTIGRICLLALTYYVVGRLGLLLAVPPGYATVFWPASGIALAVVYRYGFAMAPGVFLGAAILNLSIWIPQTPDEQFSRLLTNSLSIGFGSMLQAMVGAFILYRAIGERSRLEQLSHIVKFVAYAGILVCLVSSTWCVGTFYLTGTVALENAPFVWWTWYAGDLLGMIVFAPIVTLMLAPNTEVRRKVFVGVPMVLLFSMVMMFFVGVRNWDDKRIQTEFHHDAQLIKTDLETQIHDYMQELQALQSFFNASDSVDRREFEVFTYNAFKRNPGILAMDWMPRVLDSERAEFEALRQQEYPGFFIKAPVGPDAWERSPRRDEYYPIEFIEPDSFNRYIGYDLSANEGRYAAFIRARDSGNAVITSRIKLLPDEESDQYGFLLVLPVYERGALITNVAQRRDALMGFVAGGYRFSDTVAPVFSPWEKQGIEIHLVTRESDIEESLYISYDPRDYGPTGSDRIAYAEEIQLDVFGKRWVLKVYKSQNYIMAHVNWAIWIALAVGIFFSALCGVFLLFITGYASGIEKIVTRRTEELRMQRQFLELAMAATQDGVWDWDENQRTLWLSPRWKAMLGYRDDEIENSMKGAESVIHPEDLYEWRKRMADYITGRTSEFVGIFRFFHKSGHIQYVLSRAIAERDPTGHVIRIVGAHTDVTEIEQANRNLKKARDEADSANRAKSDFLANMSHEIRTPMNGIIGMTHLLLETKLDSRQRHYAQTVGQSAESLLQIINDILDFSKIEAGKMELENIPFDFQLLCEDVSEMMFVRAQEKGIEFLLSWDPDCPQFLFGDPVRIRQILFNLCGNAIKFTDEGYVLVKVKHLGTRDGHTDLRISVVDTGIGIAKEKQALVFNKFDQADGSTTRRYGGTGLGLTISKQLAELMGGHISLTSEPGVGSTFSVHLTLSVAPRPKSYVRAPELEDFDGTGIRALIIDDNIMSCEIFDTYLSSIGMNVETESNPYNVLSKMERAVDEGRPYSFLIVDYAMPGMDGISLCSLIAQNKKIQGAIAIMATSQPGRTDIERMQRAGIKGYLSKPVRPSELISVIATLWKARKTGEDMGLVTRFTLDEQWAGRIRGPDDLYFKDTRVLVVEDNQVNQEVMVAMLDHYGIRSAVVDNGRDAVRIMREQDFDLVFMDCQMPIMDGYEATRTVRKEKGGQDIKIIAMTANAMKGDREKCIAAGMDDYLSKPVVEKDLEAILATWIAEEKRTKRDEDGDADADNTGLGVSVGNVDRNILDMDAIQKLKFISRDKFPQIVTMFLNNADRIIGEIKTEVAAAMAHAGGGNGHFDTIAHLAHSLKSSVGQLGAMGLYDQVVEIETLAKARKREDIHNRLPQLHQTFADVRQELEKLLAKG